A genomic region of Phocoena sinus isolate mPhoSin1 chromosome 18, mPhoSin1.pri, whole genome shotgun sequence contains the following coding sequences:
- the CHAMP1 gene encoding chromosome alignment-maintaining phosphoprotein 1 has translation MEVFQELRKPSARLECDHCNFRGTDYENVQIHMGTIHPEFCDEMDAGGLGKMIFYQKSAKLFHCHKCFFTSKMYSNVYYHITSKHSAPEKWNEKPKNQLNKEADPVKSPSVPEHQKMASNSAELLKPIPALSIETQKFGPVMSPESPKPTPLTSLDSQKPGPVVSPEPQTPSLPSPEPPKPAPVSSPELPKPVPLVSESQKPVPVPSPEPQKLAPVSPEPVKATLTNPKPQKHSHFPETLGPPSASSPESPVLAASPEPWGPSPTASPESRKPVRTVSPEPRKLSPSESPEPWKPFPAVSPEPRRPAPAVSPGSWKPGPPGSPRSWKSSPSASSGPWKPAKPAPSVSPGPWKPIPSISPGPWKPTPSMSPASWKSSSVSPGSWKSPPASPESWKSGPPELRKTAPTLSPEHWKTVPPVSPELRKSGRPLSPELRKPGPSLSPEIRSPAGSPELRKPSGSPELWKLSPDQRKTSPASLDFSESQKSSRGGSPDLWKSSFFIEPQKPVFPETRKPGPSGPSESPKASSDIWKPVLSIDTEPRKPALFSEPTKTASRASPEPRKRALFPEARKHALFPELPKAAVFSESQKAVELGDELQAGAIDDQKCDVLVQEELLATPKKLLEDTLFPSSKKLKKDNQENSDAELSSSEYIKADLDAIDSKGQESSSDQEQVDVESIDFSKENKIDMTSPEQPKNVLQFTEEKEAFISEEEIAKYMKRGKGKYYCKICCCRAMKKGAVLHHLVNKHNVHSPYKCTICGKAFLLESLLKNHVAAHGQSLLKCPRCNFESNFPRGFKKHLTHCQSRHNEEANKKLMEALEPPLEEQQI, from the coding sequence ATGGAAGTATTCCAGGAACTTCGTAAGCCATCGGCACGTTTGGAGTGTGACCACTGCAATTTCAGAGGCACGGATTATGAAAATGTACAAATCCACATGGGTACCATCCATCCAGAATTTTGTGATGAAATGGATGCTGGTGGGTTAGGTAAAATGATATTTTACCAGAAAAGTGCAAAGCTATTTCACTGCCATAAATGCTTTTTCACCAGCAAGATGTACTCTAATGTATACTATCACATCACATCCAAACATTCAGCCCCAGAGAAATGGaatgagaaaccaaaaaatcAGTTAAACAAAGAAGCAGATCCTGTGAAAAGCCCTTCTGTTCCTGAACACCAGAAAATGGCCTCTAATTCAGCAGAACTCCTGAAACCTATACCTGCCCTTTCCATAGAAACACAGAAATTTGGCCCAGTTATGTCTCCAGAATCACCAAAACCTACTCCTCTTACTTCCCTGGACTCTCAGAAACCTGGCCCTGTTGTTTCTCCTGAGCCACAGacaccttctcttccttctcccgaGCCTCCGAAACCTGCCCCTGTTTCTTCTCCTGAACTTCCAAAACCAGTCCCTCTTGTTTCTGAATCTCAGAAACCAGTCCCTGTTCCTTCTCCAGAACCACAGAAACTTGCTCCCGTATCTCCTGAGCCAGTAAAGGCAACTCTTACTAATCCCAAACCCCAGAAACACTCTCATTTCCCAGAAACATTGGGGCCACCTTCAGCCTCATCTCCAGAGTCACCAGTTCTGGCTGCCTCCCCTGAACCTTGGGGACCATCCCCAACAGCGTCTCCAGAGTCTCGGAAGCCGGTCCGGACTGTCTCCCCTGAGCCAAGGAAGCTGTCCCCATCGGAGTCTCCTGAACCTTGGAAGCCAttccctgctgtgtccccagagccTCGGAGACCAGCCCCAGCTGTGTCACCTGGTTCTTGGAAGCCAGGGCCACCTGGGTCCCCCAGGTCTTGGAAGTCCAGTCCGTCAGCATCATCAGGACCTTGGAAGCCAGCTAAACCTGCTCCATCTGTGTCTCCTGGACCTTGGAAACCAATTCCTTCCATATCACCTGGACCTTGGAAACCAACTCcatccatgtcccctgcgtccTGGAAGTCTTCATCAGTCTCACCTGGTTCCTGGAAATCTCCCCCCGCATCTCCTGAGTCATGGAAGTCTGGCCCACCAGAACTCCGAAAGACAGCGCCCACCTTGTCACCTGAACATTGGAAGACAGTTCCTCCAGTGTCTCCTGAGCTCCGTAAATCAGGACGTCCCTTGTCTCCTGAGCTTCGCAAACCAGGCCCATCACTGTCCCCAGAGATCCGTAGTCCAGCGGGATCTCCAGAGCTCAGAAAACCCTCAGGGTCTCCAGAGCTTTGGAAGCTTTCCCCTGATCAGCGGAAAACTTCTCCTGCTTCACTTGATTTTTCTGAGTCCCAGAAAAGTTCCCGTGGTGGTTCCCCTGATCTCTGGAagtcttccttttttattgaacCTCAGAAACCTGTCTTCCCTGAGACCCGGAAACCAGGTCCTTCTGGGCCATCTGAGTCCCCTAAAGCTTCCTCTGATATCTGGAAGCCTGTTCTCTCTATTGATACTGAGCCTAGAAAACCTGCCCTGTTTTCCGAGCCTACCAAAACAGCCTCTCGTGCTTCTCCTGAACCACGAAAACGTGCTCTCTTTCCAGAGGCCCGGAAACATGCCCTTTTCCCCGAACTTCCCAAAGCTGCTGTCTTCTCAGAATCTCAGAAGGCAGTTGAGCTTGGTGATGAACTACAGGCAGGTGCCATAGACGATCAAAAGTGTGATGTTTTGGTTCAGGAAGAACTACTAGCTACACCTAAGAAACTCTTAGAAGacactttatttccttcctcaaaGAAGCTCAAGAAAGACAACCAAGAGAACTCGGATGCTGAGCTTAGTAGCAGTGAGTACATAAAAGCAGATCTGGATGCGATAGATAGTAAGGGCCAGGAGTCGAGCAGTGATCAAGAGCAGGTTGACGTGGAATCGATTGATTTCAgtaaagagaacaaaatagaCATGACTAGTCCAGAGCAGCCCAAGAATGTACTGCAGTTTACCGAAGAAAAAGAGGCTTTTATCTCTGAAGAAGAGATTGCAAAATACATGAAGCGTGGAAAAGGAAAGTATTACTGCAAAATCTGTTGCTGTCGTGCTATGAAAAAAGGTGCTGTTTTGCATCATTTGGTTAACAAGCATAATGTCCACAGTCCCTACAAATGCACAATTTGTGGAAAGGCTTTCCTTTTGGAATCTCTCCTTAAAAATCATGTAGCAGCTCATGGGCAAAGTTTACTTAAATGTCCACGTTGTAATTTTGAGTCAAATTTTCCGAGAGgctttaagaaacatttaactcATTGTCAAAGCCGGCATAATGAAGAGGCAAATAAAAAGCTAATGGAAGCCCTGGAACCTCCACTGGAGGAGCagcaaatttga